In Bradyrhizobium erythrophlei, a single genomic region encodes these proteins:
- a CDS encoding CpaD family pilus assembly protein — protein MTNEMSLFRNKGLRLAGAMLGLSVALGACTETTGSVATAPGASIPDDYRLRHPIAVQEADRSVVLFVGHARGGLSAAQRTDVAGLAQSWVSEGTGTIIVDVPVNTSNARAAESAAHEAKAVLEAGGVPSSGIKLRRYTPYDSRTLATVRLTYPRMTAVVGPCGVWPEDLGPSIKDPTYFENKSYYNFGCAYQRNMAAMVANPSDLVQPRPETPSYTVRRTEGFEKYRKGTTTATDYPEGEKAKLSDAGK, from the coding sequence ATGACAAACGAGATGTCGCTTTTTCGCAATAAAGGGCTGCGTCTGGCCGGCGCGATGCTCGGCCTTTCGGTCGCGCTCGGGGCATGCACCGAAACCACGGGCAGCGTTGCGACGGCGCCAGGCGCGAGTATTCCCGATGATTATCGCCTGCGGCATCCGATCGCGGTGCAGGAAGCCGATCGCTCGGTCGTTCTGTTCGTCGGCCATGCGCGCGGCGGACTGTCTGCCGCCCAGCGCACCGACGTCGCGGGGCTGGCACAGAGCTGGGTCAGCGAAGGCACGGGCACCATCATCGTGGACGTGCCGGTCAACACCTCCAACGCGCGGGCTGCGGAAAGTGCGGCTCACGAAGCCAAGGCGGTCCTGGAGGCCGGCGGCGTGCCATCCAGCGGCATCAAGCTGCGCCGCTATACCCCTTATGATTCGCGGACCCTTGCGACGGTTCGCCTGACCTATCCAAGAATGACGGCGGTGGTAGGTCCTTGCGGCGTGTGGCCGGAGGATCTCGGCCCCTCGATCAAGGATCCGACCTACTTCGAGAACAAGTCCTATTACAATTTCGGTTGCGCCTATCAGCGCAACATGGCCGCGATGGTGGCGAACCCGTCCGACCTCGTGCAGCCGCGCCCTGAAACGCCATCCTACACGGTGCGTCGCACCGAGGGCTTTGAAAAATATCGCAAGGGCACGACCACCGCGACCGATTATCCCGAAGGCGAAAAAGCCAAACTCAGCGATGCCGGCAAATGA
- a CDS encoding AAA family ATPase, translated as MIYSRNDSDDLDALPPLSDDYISPAPRVSVQAFCENTATADAVQSAGLDRRLAKAHLTLKMGGMDAAIETYHSVPTPNVIILETRAGKDILVGLDELATVCDAGTRVVVIGSEADEAPYRELVRRGVSDYVVGPVETLDVVRAICGLFSASEDTPVGRIIAVVGAKGGVGASSVAHNVAWAIARDLALDSVVIDLDMAFGTASLDYNKDPLQGIANAVFANERPDSSFIERLLSKCNDHLSLLAAPASLDRVYDFGADAFDAIFDTLRLTTPVIVLDIPHQWSGWTRRALVGADDILIVAEPDLANLRNAKNMLSLLKTARPNDRPPLYCLNQVGMSKRPEISAREFAKAIESPPLATIPFDPKMFGTAANNGQMIAEISASHRISKTFVHIASQLNGRGEPKKPKGSLFSPLIKKLRAKG; from the coding sequence ATGATCTATTCGCGTAACGATTCAGACGATCTCGATGCTCTGCCGCCGCTCAGCGACGATTATATCTCGCCGGCGCCACGGGTATCGGTACAGGCCTTCTGCGAAAACACCGCGACCGCCGACGCGGTACAGTCGGCCGGTCTCGACCGCCGTCTGGCCAAGGCGCATCTCACACTCAAGATGGGCGGCATGGATGCCGCCATCGAGACCTATCACAGCGTCCCGACGCCGAACGTCATCATTCTGGAGACCAGGGCCGGCAAGGATATTCTGGTCGGCCTCGATGAACTCGCCACCGTATGCGACGCCGGCACCCGCGTCGTTGTCATCGGCAGCGAAGCTGACGAGGCACCCTACCGCGAGCTTGTACGTCGCGGCGTGAGCGATTACGTGGTCGGACCGGTCGAGACGCTCGACGTCGTTCGCGCCATCTGCGGGCTGTTCTCGGCGTCCGAAGATACCCCTGTCGGACGCATCATCGCCGTCGTCGGCGCCAAGGGCGGCGTCGGCGCCTCCAGCGTCGCCCACAACGTGGCCTGGGCGATCGCGCGCGACCTGGCGCTGGACTCGGTCGTCATCGATCTCGACATGGCCTTCGGCACCGCCAGCCTCGATTACAACAAGGACCCGTTGCAGGGCATCGCCAACGCCGTCTTCGCCAATGAGCGTCCCGACAGTTCCTTCATCGAGCGCCTGCTTTCGAAATGCAACGATCATCTCAGCCTGCTGGCCGCGCCGGCGTCGCTCGATCGTGTCTATGATTTCGGCGCCGACGCTTTTGACGCGATTTTCGACACTCTGCGCCTGACCACGCCTGTGATCGTTCTCGACATTCCGCATCAATGGTCGGGATGGACACGGCGCGCGCTCGTCGGAGCCGACGACATCCTGATCGTCGCCGAACCTGACCTCGCCAACTTGCGCAACGCCAAGAATATGCTGAGCCTGCTCAAGACGGCGCGTCCGAACGACCGGCCTCCGCTTTATTGTCTCAATCAGGTCGGCATGTCGAAGCGGCCGGAAATCAGCGCGCGCGAATTTGCCAAAGCGATCGAGAGCCCGCCGCTGGCTACGATTCCGTTCGATCCGAAGATGTTCGGCACCGCCGCCAATAACGGCCAGATGATCGCCGAGATCTCCGCCAGTCACCGCATCAGCAAGACCTTCGTCCATATCGCCAGTCAGCTGAACGGCCGTGGCGAACCGAAGAAGCCGAAGGGCTCGCTGTTTTCTCCGTTGATCAAGAAGCTCCGCGCCAAAGGCTGA
- a CDS encoding tetratricopeptide repeat protein, which translates to MYPSLPRPLGLARFRAATAVSAVLLLALCGCQTDGMSDITGSLGAKAEKTSPAQSLESYRDRYRSHPEDANAALNYGKALRASGQRSQAVAMLEQATIAHPGDKALMAGYGRALADNGNFQQALEVLGRAHSPEDPDWRILSAQGAVLDQLGRGEEARQYYASALRIVPDEPSVLSNLALSYVLSKDLAKAEETLRRANAHGDAGPRVKLNLALVVGLRGNMAEAESLAKEGRPPEEAAANVAYLKRMLAKQAAAKPAPGGAARTD; encoded by the coding sequence ATGTATCCGTCGCTGCCCCGGCCGCTCGGCCTTGCGAGATTCCGTGCCGCGACGGCGGTGTCGGCTGTTCTGCTTCTGGCGCTGTGCGGATGCCAGACCGACGGGATGTCGGACATCACCGGATCGCTCGGCGCGAAAGCCGAGAAGACGTCACCTGCCCAAAGCCTCGAATCCTATCGCGACCGCTACCGTTCGCATCCGGAGGATGCGAACGCCGCCTTGAATTACGGAAAGGCGCTGCGCGCCTCCGGCCAGCGGTCCCAGGCGGTCGCCATGCTGGAGCAGGCCACGATCGCTCATCCCGGCGACAAGGCTTTGATGGCTGGCTATGGCCGTGCGCTGGCCGACAACGGCAATTTCCAGCAGGCTCTCGAAGTTCTTGGCCGCGCGCATTCGCCGGAGGATCCCGATTGGCGTATCCTGTCGGCGCAAGGCGCGGTGCTCGACCAGCTCGGGCGTGGCGAGGAAGCGCGGCAATACTACGCAAGCGCGCTCCGCATCGTGCCGGACGAGCCGTCGGTGCTGTCGAACCTTGCGCTGTCCTACGTTCTCTCAAAGGATCTCGCCAAGGCGGAAGAGACGCTGCGCCGTGCCAATGCGCATGGCGATGCCGGTCCGCGCGTGAAGCTGAACCTCGCTCTGGTGGTGGGGCTGCGCGGAAATATGGCCGAGGCCGAAAGCCTCGCGAAGGAAGGCCGGCCTCCGGAGGAGGCGGCCGCCAATGTCGCGTATTTGAAACGGATGCTGGCCAAGCAGGCCGCCGCAAAGCCCGCACCCGGCGGTGCTGCACGAACCGATTAA
- a CDS encoding PilZ domain-containing protein, whose amino-acid sequence MFVNRRQSERRVCRSFAKIQFGTGTLPRDCTITDVSSGGVKVIAEHIDVPSEFTIIMSEGRPRQCRLAWRIGYEFGAQFLD is encoded by the coding sequence ATGTTTGTAAATCGACGTCAGAGCGAGCGGCGTGTGTGCCGGAGTTTCGCCAAAATACAGTTCGGGACCGGTACGTTGCCGCGCGACTGTACCATCACCGACGTTTCGTCGGGGGGTGTGAAGGTCATCGCCGAGCATATCGACGTTCCTTCCGAATTCACCATCATCATGTCGGAAGGCCGGCCGCGCCAGTGTCGCCTGGCATGGCGGATCGGCTACGAATTCGGCGCCCAATTCCTTGACTGA
- a CDS encoding Trm112 family protein, producing the protein MNALPERPEGTVDPKLLEILVCPMTKGPLEYDATRQELISRTAKLAYPIRDGIPIMLPEEARKID; encoded by the coding sequence ATGAACGCCTTGCCCGAACGTCCTGAAGGCACCGTCGATCCCAAGCTGCTGGAAATTCTGGTCTGCCCGATGACCAAGGGTCCGCTCGAATACGATGCGACACGGCAGGAGCTAATCTCGCGCACGGCCAAGCTTGCTTATCCGATCCGCGACGGCATTCCGATCATGCTGCCTGAGGAGGCGCGGAAGATCGACTAG
- a CDS encoding alpha/beta hydrolase family protein has translation MRKGRLIAAIALLAFCGTIGDASAGEATIRVGNLDAVLTTPADVERPPVAVLIAGSGSTDRDGNGPQAKPATLKKLAEQLAERKIATLRYDKRGAGGWKPEFGKPEDFRFKDYVDDAVSLVNYLRDGGKFSRVAVAGHSEGGLVAILAARQTQLDRVVLLVTAARRQGDLLKAQLERRQIPPDVLEPILKAIDSIMAGQTVDPPPRGFAIAPSMQPSLASAFVIDPIDPLKSIDKPVLIVGGGRDLQVARLDFAALSAASPLAKTLWVPDMNHVLIDVTDDADNMAAYSQTDRALDTTMIDAVAAFIKADDKR, from the coding sequence ATGCGCAAAGGCAGGCTCATCGCCGCGATCGCCCTCCTCGCCTTTTGCGGGACGATTGGGGACGCATCCGCCGGCGAAGCGACGATTCGCGTCGGCAACCTTGACGCCGTCCTGACCACGCCTGCGGATGTCGAACGGCCGCCGGTGGCAGTGTTGATCGCAGGTTCCGGCTCGACCGATCGCGACGGCAACGGGCCACAGGCCAAGCCCGCCACGCTGAAGAAGCTTGCCGAGCAGCTGGCGGAGCGCAAGATCGCAACGCTTCGCTACGACAAGCGCGGCGCCGGCGGCTGGAAGCCGGAATTCGGAAAGCCGGAGGACTTTCGCTTCAAGGACTATGTCGACGACGCCGTGTCGCTCGTGAATTACCTGCGCGACGGCGGCAAGTTCTCGCGCGTGGCGGTCGCCGGACACTCCGAAGGCGGGCTGGTGGCAATCCTCGCCGCGCGACAGACGCAACTCGACCGCGTGGTGCTGCTGGTCACGGCGGCGCGCCGTCAGGGCGATCTGTTGAAGGCGCAACTCGAACGGCGACAAATTCCGCCCGACGTTCTCGAACCGATCCTCAAGGCCATCGACAGCATCATGGCCGGGCAGACCGTCGATCCGCCGCCACGCGGCTTTGCCATTGCGCCATCGATGCAGCCGAGCCTGGCTTCGGCCTTCGTCATCGATCCGATCGATCCGCTGAAATCGATCGACAAGCCGGTCCTGATCGTCGGCGGCGGCCGTGACTTGCAGGTGGCGCGGCTGGATTTCGCGGCGCTCTCGGCGGCTTCACCCTTGGCAAAGACGCTGTGGGTGCCCGACATGAACCATGTCCTGATCGATGTCACCGACGACGCCGACAATATGGCCGCCTATAGCCAGACGGACCGGGCGCTCGACACGACCATGATCGATGCGGTCGCGGCCTTCATCAAGGCCGACGACAAGCGTTGA
- a CDS encoding ubiquinone biosynthesis hydroxylase — MSVQRGIVIGGGAFAGLALALALRQGLGPELPIIVADPALATRPSRDPRATAIVAACRRLFETIGAWADVASGAQPILDMVVTDSKLEDATRPAFLTFSGHVEPGEPFAHMVENRYLIDVLIRRAVAEGIDLRGLAVSDFAARGDGVTVTLSDGGVIEASLLVAADGARSKLRERAGIATHGWDYDQSGIVATVGHERDHQGRAEEHFLPAGPFAILPLSGKRSSLVWTEKRAEAARIVALGESEFQAELERRFGLHLGDVKVLDKPRAFPLGYFVARSFISERLALVGDAAHVIHPIAGQGLNMGLKDVAALAEVIVDAARLGIDPGQADVLERYQRWRRFDTMAMGFATNSLNFLFSNESTLLRTVRDIGLGLVDRAPPLKSLFIRQAAGLAGEVPRLLKGEAL; from the coding sequence ATGTCGGTACAGCGAGGCATTGTCATCGGCGGTGGGGCGTTTGCAGGACTGGCGCTTGCGCTTGCCTTGCGTCAGGGCCTTGGGCCGGAACTCCCCATTATCGTCGCCGATCCCGCGCTCGCGACACGGCCGAGCCGCGATCCGCGTGCGACGGCGATCGTTGCGGCCTGCCGCCGGCTTTTCGAGACCATCGGCGCGTGGGCCGATGTGGCCAGTGGCGCACAGCCGATCCTGGACATGGTCGTTACCGACTCGAAACTCGAAGACGCGACGCGGCCGGCCTTCCTGACATTTTCCGGCCATGTCGAGCCGGGCGAGCCTTTCGCGCATATGGTCGAAAACCGCTATCTGATCGACGTGCTGATTCGGCGCGCGGTCGCGGAGGGGATCGATCTTCGCGGCCTCGCCGTCTCCGATTTCGCCGCCCGCGGCGATGGCGTCACGGTGACGCTGTCGGATGGCGGCGTCATTGAGGCGAGCCTTTTGGTGGCCGCCGATGGCGCGCGTTCGAAATTGCGCGAACGGGCCGGCATCGCGACCCACGGCTGGGATTACGATCAATCCGGAATCGTCGCCACGGTTGGCCACGAGCGCGATCACCAAGGCCGCGCCGAAGAGCATTTTCTTCCCGCAGGGCCCTTCGCGATCCTGCCGCTTTCCGGAAAGCGTTCATCGCTGGTGTGGACCGAAAAGCGTGCCGAGGCGGCGCGTATCGTCGCGCTCGGCGAAAGCGAATTTCAAGCCGAACTCGAGCGGCGGTTTGGCCTGCACCTTGGCGACGTGAAAGTGCTCGACAAGCCGCGCGCCTTTCCGCTCGGCTATTTCGTGGCGCGATCCTTTATCAGCGAGCGGCTCGCGCTGGTGGGCGATGCCGCCCATGTCATCCACCCGATCGCGGGCCAGGGTCTCAACATGGGCTTGAAGGATGTCGCCGCGCTCGCCGAAGTGATCGTGGATGCCGCACGGCTCGGTATCGATCCCGGCCAGGCCGATGTGCTCGAGCGTTATCAGCGTTGGCGGCGGTTCGACACCATGGCGATGGGATTTGCGACCAACTCGTTGAACTTCCTGTTCTCCAACGAATCGACGCTGTTGCGCACGGTGCGCGACATCGGCCTCGGTCTGGTCGACCGCGCGCCGCCGCTGAAGAGCCTGTTCATCCGTCAGGCCGCCGGCCTTGCCGGCGAGGTTCCGCGGCTTCTCAAGGGCGAAGCGCTCTAG
- the tesB gene encoding acyl-CoA thioesterase II, with protein sequence MSKSLIDLISILDLEPIEVNMFRGKSPKTSWQRVFGGQVIGQAMVAACRTVEGRLPHSLHCYFILPGDPQIPIIYEVERLRDGKSYSTRRVTAIQHGQAIFSIMVSFHVEEPSDFDHQDRMPDVPPPEKLTAEEMAKQPMFRDMPEFVRRYYESDRPIELRPVELGRYFGQKIEDGRIHVWIRTAAKLPDDPALHMCALAYASDFSLLDAAMARYGRTLFDRRMMAASLDHAMWFHRPFRADEWLLYAQDSPSARDGRGLTRGTIFTQDGTLVASVAQEGSLRERRLAPPQASA encoded by the coding sequence ATGTCCAAGAGCCTGATCGACCTGATTTCGATCCTCGATCTCGAACCGATCGAGGTGAACATGTTCCGCGGCAAGAGCCCGAAAACCAGCTGGCAGCGGGTTTTCGGCGGACAGGTGATTGGACAGGCCATGGTCGCGGCCTGCCGCACGGTCGAGGGACGGCTGCCGCACTCGCTGCATTGCTATTTCATTTTGCCCGGCGATCCGCAGATCCCGATCATTTACGAAGTCGAGCGGCTGCGCGACGGCAAGAGCTATTCGACGCGGCGGGTCACTGCGATCCAGCACGGCCAGGCGATCTTTTCGATCATGGTGTCGTTTCACGTCGAGGAGCCGAGCGACTTCGACCATCAGGACAGGATGCCCGACGTGCCGCCGCCGGAAAAACTCACCGCCGAGGAGATGGCCAAGCAGCCGATGTTCCGCGACATGCCGGAATTCGTCCGCCGCTATTATGAGTCCGACCGGCCGATCGAACTGCGGCCGGTCGAACTCGGCCGCTATTTCGGTCAGAAGATCGAGGACGGGCGCATCCATGTCTGGATCCGCACCGCTGCCAAACTGCCGGACGATCCGGCGCTTCACATGTGCGCGCTCGCTTATGCGTCCGACTTCTCGCTGCTTGACGCGGCGATGGCGCGCTACGGCCGGACGCTGTTCGACAGGCGCATGATGGCCGCGAGCCTCGACCATGCGATGTGGTTTCACCGGCCGTTTCGCGCCGACGAATGGCTGCTCTACGCCCAGGACTCGCCGAGCGCGCGTGATGGCCGCGGTCTGACCCGCGGCACGATCTTCACGCAGGACGGCACGCTGGTGGCGTCCGTCGCGCAGGAAGGCTCGCTCCGCGAACGAAGGCTAGCGCCGCCTCAGGCCTCGGCGTAA
- a CDS encoding GYF domain-containing protein, whose protein sequence is MSNRYWFYADRGQQQGPFPEAQFRDFIARGMVRADTLVWTEGMAGWQSAGEIPGFFSPAARSPSTPGRMPAMANGDGGALSIDFEILEFVGRFLLFIFGVIFVLPLPWILVSNLKWLTSRTRVPGRPDLGFTGEPMGILLYYLGGVVAIIVLHIIGGRSTNFLSFLIEIALGWAALRWFFANLSSGGQPLGLSFSGSYWMYLGWNLLGALATLTIIGWAWVYTAQTRWVYRNVDGTHREIVFKASGLEYLWRAVVCIVASAFIIPIPWVARWMMGWLASQTVLVERGAYAEA, encoded by the coding sequence ATGTCAAACCGATACTGGTTCTACGCCGACCGCGGCCAGCAACAAGGGCCTTTTCCGGAAGCTCAATTCCGCGACTTCATCGCGAGGGGTATGGTTCGCGCCGACACGCTGGTCTGGACCGAGGGCATGGCGGGCTGGCAAAGCGCTGGCGAGATTCCCGGCTTCTTTTCTCCCGCAGCGCGGTCGCCGTCCACGCCTGGCAGAATGCCGGCGATGGCCAACGGGGACGGCGGCGCGTTATCGATCGATTTCGAAATCCTCGAGTTCGTCGGCCGATTTCTTTTGTTTATCTTCGGTGTGATTTTCGTCCTGCCGCTGCCCTGGATTCTCGTCAGCAATCTGAAATGGCTCACTTCGCGTACCCGCGTGCCCGGCCGGCCGGATCTCGGTTTCACCGGTGAGCCGATGGGCATTCTCTTGTATTACCTCGGCGGGGTCGTCGCGATCATTGTGCTGCACATCATCGGCGGCCGCAGCACCAATTTCCTCTCGTTCCTGATCGAGATCGCCTTGGGCTGGGCCGCGCTGCGCTGGTTCTTTGCCAACCTCTCGTCGGGCGGACAACCGCTGGGATTGAGTTTTTCCGGCTCGTACTGGATGTATCTCGGCTGGAATCTTCTGGGCGCGCTGGCCACCCTCACCATTATCGGCTGGGCCTGGGTATACACCGCGCAGACGCGCTGGGTTTACCGCAACGTCGACGGTACGCACCGCGAGATCGTCTTCAAGGCGAGCGGCCTCGAATATCTCTGGCGTGCCGTCGTCTGCATCGTCGCGTCCGCATTCATCATCCCGATTCCCTGGGTGGCGCGCTGGATGATGGGCTGGCTTGCCTCGCAGACCGTGCTGGTCGAGCGCGGCGCTTACGCCGAGGCCTGA
- a CDS encoding P-II family nitrogen regulator: protein MKLVVAIIKPFKLDEVRQALTAIGVHGMTVTEVKGYGRQKGHTEIYRGAEYVVNFLPKLRIEIAVSTEVAEKAVEVITSSARTGQIGDGKIFVTPIDHALRIRTGETDSDAL, encoded by the coding sequence ATGAAGCTCGTTGTCGCCATTATCAAACCGTTCAAGCTGGACGAGGTCCGGCAGGCGCTGACCGCCATCGGCGTGCACGGCATGACCGTCACCGAGGTCAAGGGTTACGGCCGCCAGAAGGGCCACACCGAAATCTATCGTGGCGCCGAATATGTCGTGAATTTTCTGCCGAAACTGCGGATCGAGATCGCGGTCTCGACCGAGGTCGCCGAGAAGGCGGTTGAGGTGATCACCTCGAGCGCCCGCACTGGACAGATCGGCGATGGCAAGATTTTCGTGACGCCGATTGATCACGCCTTGCGGATCCGGACCGGCGAAACCGACAGCGACGCGCTTTAA
- a CDS encoding P-II family nitrogen regulator, translating into MKIVMAIIKPFKLEEVRDALTAIGVHGLTVTEVKGYGRQKGHTEIYRGAEYAVSFLPKIKIEVAIASDQVDKTIEAITQAAKTGQIGDGKIFVINLENAVRIRTGEADAAAL; encoded by the coding sequence ATGAAAATCGTTATGGCGATCATCAAGCCATTCAAGCTCGAAGAAGTTCGCGATGCCTTGACCGCCATCGGCGTTCACGGCCTGACGGTCACCGAGGTCAAGGGATATGGCCGGCAGAAGGGTCACACGGAAATCTATCGTGGCGCCGAATATGCGGTGAGTTTCCTGCCCAAGATCAAGATCGAGGTCGCGATCGCCTCGGATCAGGTCGACAAAACCATCGAAGCCATCACGCAGGCGGCCAAGACCGGCCAGATCGGCGACGGCAAGATCTTCGTCATCAACCTCGAAAATGCAGTCCGGATCCGGACCGGCGAGGCGGATGCCGCGGCGCTCTAG
- a CDS encoding ammonium transporter: MTFKRPTSTGLAAFAVGLLAANAAYAEPTINKGDNAWMLTSTVLVLLMTIPGLALFYGGLVRSKNMLSVLMQVFYTVCIVVVLWALYGYSLTFTGGNDFLGGLSKAFLSGVTPDSKAATFSVDANISELVYVCFQMTFAAITPALIVGAFAERMKFSAVALFIPLWVTLIYFPIAHMVWYWAGPDAISDAVKAVTAAGSDAAKLAAAKAKLAEVMADGGWIYKKGAIDFAGGTVVHINAGIAGLVGALIIGKRIGYGKDLMAPHSLTMSMIGASLLWVGWFGFNAGSNLEATGGAALAMTNSFVATAAAALSWMFCEWMLKGHPSVLGVISGAVAGLVAVTPAAGYAGPMGAIVLGLIVGVVCLFFVTAVKNALGYDDSLDVFGVHCVGGIIGALGTGILVNPALGGTGIMDYVTGKIADYEFGAQMTSQIWGVCTTLVWSGVGSAILYKVVDVIVGLRVNVESEREGLDLTDHTERAYNM, from the coding sequence ATGACGTTCAAGCGTCCCACCAGCACGGGATTGGCGGCCTTCGCCGTCGGCCTGCTTGCCGCGAACGCTGCCTATGCCGAGCCGACGATCAACAAGGGCGACAACGCCTGGATGCTCACCTCCACGGTGCTCGTGCTATTGATGACGATTCCGGGCCTCGCTCTGTTCTACGGCGGCCTCGTCCGCTCCAAGAACATGCTCTCGGTGTTGATGCAGGTGTTCTACACCGTCTGCATCGTCGTCGTGCTTTGGGCGCTTTACGGCTACAGCCTCACCTTCACCGGCGGCAACGATTTCCTCGGCGGCCTCTCGAAGGCCTTCCTGTCGGGCGTGACGCCTGACTCCAAGGCCGCGACCTTCAGCGTCGACGCGAATATCTCCGAGCTCGTTTACGTCTGCTTCCAGATGACCTTTGCGGCCATTACGCCCGCGCTGATCGTCGGCGCCTTCGCCGAACGCATGAAGTTCTCGGCGGTCGCGCTGTTCATTCCGCTCTGGGTGACGCTGATCTATTTCCCGATCGCCCACATGGTCTGGTACTGGGCCGGACCGGACGCGATCTCGGATGCGGTGAAAGCGGTTACGGCAGCAGGCAGCGATGCGGCGAAGCTCGCCGCGGCAAAGGCCAAGCTCGCAGAAGTCATGGCCGACGGCGGCTGGATCTACAAGAAAGGCGCGATCGACTTCGCCGGCGGCACCGTCGTGCATATCAACGCCGGCATCGCAGGCCTCGTTGGCGCGCTGATCATCGGCAAGCGTATCGGCTACGGCAAGGACCTGATGGCGCCGCACTCGCTGACCATGTCCATGATCGGCGCCTCGCTGCTCTGGGTCGGCTGGTTCGGCTTCAATGCCGGCTCCAATCTTGAAGCCACCGGCGGCGCGGCGCTCGCCATGACCAACTCTTTTGTCGCGACCGCAGCGGCTGCGCTGTCGTGGATGTTCTGCGAGTGGATGCTCAAGGGCCATCCCTCGGTGCTTGGCGTGATTTCCGGCGCGGTCGCCGGCCTCGTCGCGGTGACACCCGCCGCCGGCTATGCCGGTCCGATGGGCGCGATCGTGCTTGGCCTGATCGTCGGCGTGGTCTGCCTCTTCTTCGTCACTGCCGTGAAAAATGCACTCGGCTACGACGACTCGCTCGACGTCTTCGGCGTCCACTGCGTCGGCGGAATCATCGGCGCGCTTGGCACCGGCATTCTGGTCAACCCGGCGCTCGGCGGCACCGGCATCATGGACTACGTCACCGGCAAGATCGCGGACTACGAATTCGGCGCACAGATGACCTCCCAGATCTGGGGCGTCTGCACCACGCTGGTGTGGTCGGGTGTCGGTTCGGCCATTCTCTACAAGGTCGTCGATGTCATCGTCGGTCTGCGCGTCAATGTCGAAAGCGAGCGCGAGGGCCTCGACCTCACCGACCACACCGAACGCGCCTACAACATGTGA
- a CDS encoding aminotransferase class I/II-fold pyridoxal phosphate-dependent enzyme — protein MAMTATSRAPQGAGNQESERSPFLRVTELLAPYQPAKPLITLSLGEPQHPVPAFVGPILAAHIADFGRYPIAKGIEPFRRAVSGWLSRRFRLPRPVDPETEVLVLSGSREGLFLAALAAVRFVGERKGKPAILMPNPFYPAYGAGARAAGCEPIYLPATVANGFLPDLDALDEETLARTVAMYIASPANPQGSVASRDYFVRLKQLADRYGFMIFSDECYSEIYTQEASGSMLECAGGDFANVVAFQSLSKRSNLPGMRIGFAAGDKRFLSAFHELRNVAAPQVPVPVQYVAAAAYNDEAHVEENRRLYRIKFDLADRILGSRYGYHRPAGGFCVWLDVAAKGGDEAATVTLYRDAGVRVIPGSYLARRQPDGSNPGAGFIRLALVADSETTAEALHRLVQTLG, from the coding sequence ATGGCCATGACCGCAACATCCCGCGCGCCGCAAGGCGCAGGAAACCAGGAAAGCGAACGCTCGCCCTTCCTGCGGGTGACCGAATTGCTGGCCCCTTATCAACCGGCCAAACCCTTGATAACGCTATCTTTAGGAGAGCCGCAGCATCCGGTGCCGGCTTTCGTGGGTCCGATTCTGGCCGCGCATATCGCAGATTTTGGCCGCTATCCGATCGCCAAGGGCATCGAGCCGTTTCGGCGCGCCGTGTCTGGCTGGCTGTCCCGGCGCTTTCGCCTGCCACGCCCCGTCGATCCCGAGACCGAAGTGCTGGTGCTCAGCGGCAGCCGCGAAGGACTTTTCCTGGCGGCGCTCGCCGCCGTTCGTTTTGTCGGCGAGCGCAAGGGCAAGCCGGCTATCCTGATGCCCAACCCCTTCTACCCGGCCTATGGCGCCGGCGCGCGCGCCGCGGGCTGCGAGCCGATCTATCTGCCGGCCACGGTCGCGAACGGATTCTTGCCCGACCTCGACGCGCTCGATGAGGAAACCCTTGCACGGACGGTGGCGATGTACATCGCCTCACCCGCCAATCCGCAAGGCTCGGTCGCGTCCAGGGATTATTTCGTCCGCCTGAAGCAACTTGCCGACCGCTATGGCTTCATGATCTTCAGCGACGAATGCTACTCGGAAATCTACACGCAAGAAGCGTCCGGCAGCATGCTTGAATGCGCCGGCGGCGATTTCGCCAATGTGGTCGCGTTTCAATCGCTGTCGAAGCGCTCGAACCTGCCGGGCATGCGCATCGGCTTTGCCGCCGGTGACAAGCGGTTTCTCAGCGCCTTCCATGAACTGCGCAACGTGGCTGCGCCGCAGGTGCCGGTCCCGGTCCAATACGTGGCGGCGGCTGCCTACAATGACGAAGCCCATGTCGAGGAAAACCGGCGTCTCTACCGGATCAAATTCGATCTCGCCGATCGGATTCTCGGCAGCCGTTACGGCTACCACCGTCCGGCCGGAGGCTTCTGCGTCTGGCTCGACGTCGCGGCGAAAGGCGGCGACGAAGCGGCCACCGTGACGCTCTATCGTGATGCCGGCGTTCGCGTGATCCCGGGCAGCTATCTCGCAAGACGGCAGCCGGACGGCAGCAATCCCGGCGCAGGCTTCATCCGTCTCGCGCTGGTCGCGGACAGTGAAACAACCGCCGAAGCGCTGCACCGGCTGGTTCAAACTCTGGGCTGA